A region from the Vicinamibacterales bacterium genome encodes:
- a CDS encoding SGNH/GDSL hydrolase family protein, translating into MRKIVPVLACCALLAACGGSTTTGPSKTPTLSRTRFLAFGDSLTSGEVTVPVGVVPEWPGVGGAGQPSTRMILVPAASYPTQLLSMLQARYAPQAAAVAMTNAGKPNETAQLGLVRLPTVLAESQPEVLLLMEGVNGLFIAGPDLSADFVRDMVQLAKSRARVFVASMLPTIPGRRNSQVVFELEKLNSNLRSMAADEGVVFIDLYSPMLPEAATLIGIDGLHPTEAGYRRMADIFFASIQANLEVK; encoded by the coding sequence ATGCGTAAGATCGTGCCTGTCCTGGCCTGCTGCGCCCTGCTCGCGGCGTGCGGTGGTTCGACGACCACCGGCCCCTCGAAAACTCCGACGTTGTCACGGACGCGGTTTCTCGCGTTTGGCGACAGCTTGACATCGGGCGAGGTCACGGTTCCGGTCGGCGTCGTTCCCGAGTGGCCGGGTGTCGGCGGCGCCGGCCAGCCGAGTACCAGGATGATCCTGGTGCCGGCGGCCTCCTACCCGACACAGTTGCTGTCGATGCTGCAGGCGCGCTACGCGCCGCAGGCCGCGGCGGTCGCGATGACCAACGCCGGCAAGCCCAACGAAACCGCACAACTGGGCCTGGTCCGGTTGCCGACGGTGTTGGCGGAGAGCCAGCCTGAGGTCTTGCTGCTGATGGAAGGGGTCAACGGGCTGTTCATCGCCGGCCCGGACCTGTCGGCCGATTTCGTGCGGGACATGGTGCAGTTGGCGAAAAGCCGGGCGCGGGTCTTCGTCGCGTCGATGTTGCCGACCATCCCGGGCCGACGGAATTCGCAGGTGGTGTTCGAGCTGGAAAAGCTCAACAGCAACCTGCGATCCATGGCGGCGGACGAGGGCGTGGTATTCATCGACCTTTACAGCCCGATGCTCCCTGAAGCCGCGACACTGATTGGGATCGACGGCCTGCATCCGACCGAAGCCGGATACAGGCGCATGGCCGACATCTTCTTCGCTTCAATCCAGGCGAACCTGGAAGTGAAGTAG